One Candidatus Eisenbacteria bacterium genomic window, GCACGCCTCCGGTTCACCTTCCGGCCTCTTCACCAATCAAGCCGCGTGCCCAATCGACCATGAAGCGACCAAGGTGACTAACGAATTGTTTTAGAAACGATTGCGCGGGTCGTGGCACGCGCGCCCTCAGGACCATTCGGAGTGATGCCGCCATTATGACAGTCATGAGCTTGCCTCAGCGAAGAAAACAGCCGTTTTGGCGCTCGTTCGCACCAACCGGATCTCTTGACAGAGGAACCACCGAGGCCGGAGCATGGTGAGTAGTAAGTTGGAAGCTCCCGAAAGACGGGGCGGCGCGCCGCGCGGTCGCTAGGGACAATCGAACAGCCGTGGACCGGCGCGAGGAAGCGCCGGAACGCAGGAAAACAAGAGAGGGGTTCGTACATGAAGTGGTTCGCCGCGGTTCTGCTCGGTCTCCTGGGCCCGGTCTCCGCTCTCTCCGCCGTCCAGCGCGTTCCAGGGGATCACCCGACGATCCAGGCCGCCGTCGACGCGGCGGCACCCGGGGACACCGTTTGGATCGCCCCCGGGTCGTACACGGAGAACGTGTCGATCAAGTTCAAGGACGGCCTCGCCCTGATCGGTGCCGAAGGTTGGGAGAAGACGATCATCGACGGGGACGCGAAGAACTCGGTCGTGTACGCGGACTCCAACTCGGGGACTCTCGTTTTCTCCGGTCTCACGTTCAAGGGAGGAGACGCGCAGCTGAACGGAGGCGGGCTTGCCGTTCGCAAGACGGCGACCTTGGTGCGCGCATGCCGGTTCGTCGGCAATCGCGCCTACAACTCCGGCGGAGGGCTCAGCCTCCTCAACTGCCCCTCCAACATCGTCGAGAACTGCATGTTCGAGCAGAATGAATGCTTGGACGAGGCGTCCGCGGCCTCCATCGTCGGCGGGAGAGGGGTCTTCTCGGGGAACACCGTGCGGGACAACACCGGGGCGATCGCGGTCGTCCTCATCCAGTCGGGATGCGATCTGCGGAACAACGTGATCGTCCGCAACCTGTGCACCGACTTCGGAGCGATCGCGTATCAGTTCGCCTTCAACGCGGTCATAGAAGAGAACACGATCGCTCAAAATACCGGAATGGAGGGGATGGGGGCGATTATCGCGCAGCTCGGCGATCTTCGCATCGAGCGGAACATCATTTGCCACAACAAGGGCGTGGCGGGCATTTACATCGAGAGCGCCGACGGGCTCGTCCGCCACGGCGGGAACAACATCTGGAAGAACGAGGGGGGGC contains:
- a CDS encoding right-handed parallel beta-helix repeat-containing protein → MKWFAAVLLGLLGPVSALSAVQRVPGDHPTIQAAVDAAAPGDTVWIAPGSYTENVSIKFKDGLALIGAEGWEKTIIDGDAKNSVVYADSNSGTLVFSGLTFKGGDAQLNGGGLAVRKTATLVRACRFVGNRAYNSGGGLSLLNCPSNIVENCMFEQNECLDEASAASIVGGRGVFSGNTVRDNTGAIAVVLIQSGCDLRNNVIVRNLCTDFGAIAYQFAFNAVIEENTIAQNTGMEGMGAIIAQLGDLRIERNIICHNKGVAGIYIESADGLVRHGGNNIWKNEGGLYVGTEAGPGDLAVDPMFCNPDKGDYRLRKKSPCLPTEKRPQKIGALGEGCP